A stretch of Bacteroidota bacterium DNA encodes these proteins:
- a CDS encoding TerB family tellurite resistance protein, whose amino-acid sequence MPERMNLAIAGYHMLHILCAIDNEFNYEEDLVIRKYLVDSFPFTTNLDNEMEIISNLGLHEYKSHFAKCMDDFYSDSTVEERNKFIDMVMKLVTADQKVTREENELLDLLFSAWEESVE is encoded by the coding sequence ATGCCAGAAAGAATGAATTTAGCTATCGCAGGTTATCACATGTTGCACATATTATGCGCCATTGACAACGAGTTTAATTACGAAGAAGATTTGGTGATAAGGAAGTATTTGGTTGATTCGTTTCCATTCACAACCAACTTAGACAACGAAATGGAAATAATCAGCAACCTAGGTTTGCATGAGTATAAGTCGCACTTTGCAAAATGCATGGATGATTTTTATAGTGATAGCACCGTTGAGGAGCGCAACAAATTTATTGATATGGTAATGAAACTGGTTACAGCTGACCAGAAAGTTACCCGCGAAGAAAACGAGTTACTCGATTTGCTTTTTAGCGCATGGGAAGAAAGTGTTGAGTAA
- a CDS encoding S1/P1 Nuclease has product MQQKNLHPGLLIASILVVGIVLCSWGFWGHQRINRMSVFTLPPEMLGFYKQHLEFVTEHAVDPDKRRYAIKEEAPRHYIDLDHYGENPFDTLPKKWDEAVKKFTEDTLNEYGIVPWHVVRVLGYLTAAMRNGNVEKILHYSADLGHYVGDAHVPLHCTQNYNGQLTGQHGIHGFWESRIPESYGNDYDYLVGRAEYIKDPQEYIWNVVRESYAAHDSVLRFERILNAKYDQDKKYAFEQRGVTTVKTYSKAYTADYDKLLNGMVERRMRSSIIAVGSFWYTAWVNAGQPNLDSLKAGEMSSELKKQLEEEDKMWRSGKVQNSKGHSDD; this is encoded by the coding sequence ATGCAACAGAAAAATTTACATCCTGGTTTACTTATCGCATCAATTTTAGTTGTTGGCATCGTGTTATGTTCCTGGGGCTTTTGGGGGCATCAGCGCATTAACAGGATGAGTGTTTTTACCCTTCCACCAGAGATGCTAGGCTTTTACAAGCAACATCTGGAGTTTGTTACTGAACACGCTGTCGATCCTGATAAGCGTAGATATGCCATTAAGGAAGAAGCCCCCCGTCATTATATCGATCTTGATCATTATGGTGAAAACCCATTTGATACCTTACCCAAAAAATGGGATGAGGCTGTTAAAAAATTCACAGAAGATACATTGAATGAATATGGCATAGTGCCCTGGCATGTAGTTCGCGTTTTAGGGTATCTAACGGCAGCCATGCGAAATGGGAATGTAGAAAAAATTCTTCATTACTCGGCCGACCTGGGACATTACGTTGGCGATGCACATGTACCCTTGCACTGCACACAAAATTACAATGGACAGTTAACGGGGCAACACGGCATTCATGGCTTTTGGGAAAGCCGAATACCTGAATCGTATGGCAACGATTACGATTACCTTGTAGGCCGTGCCGAATATATTAAGGACCCTCAGGAATACATATGGAATGTAGTACGCGAGAGTTATGCTGCACACGATTCTGTATTAAGGTTTGAGAGAATACTTAATGCCAAGTATGATCAGGATAAGAAGTACGCCTTTGAACAGCGCGGTGTTACTACTGTAAAAACATATTCCAAGGCATATACAGCAGATTATGACAAATTGCTAAATGGGATGGTAGAACGAAGAATGAGGAGCTCTATAATTGCGGTTGGTAGTTTTTGGTACACCGCTTGGGTCAATGCCGGACAGCCAAATCTTGATTCGTTAAAAGCTGGAGAAATGAGCAGCGAATTGAAAAAGCAATTGGAGGAAGAAGATAAAATGTGGCGTTCAGGTAAGGTCCAAAATTCGAAAGGACACAGTGATGATTAA
- the rny gene encoding ribonuclease Y, which yields MDSTILLVITAVSCLVVGAALVYFIMNKTASGKVLAASEQAKAIVHEAEAKAEVVQKDKLLEAKDKFYQLKTEHDKKIAEREKNMVNNENKLKQREQLANQQINQQKEQLARKQAEVEAIQISLKNQQDQLEKRKSEVDKAHEKQVQQLEKIAGLSQADAKSQLVEALKNDAKASAMSFIKETVEEAKLTASKEAKKVVIQTIQRVATEHAIENAVTVFNIDNDEIKGRIIGREGRNIRALEAATGVEVIVDDTPEAIILSCFDPVRRELARLALHQLVSDGRIHPARIEEVVNKVRRQLEDEIVEVGKRTAIDLGIHGLAPELIRMVGRMKYRSSYGQNLLQHSREVANLCAIMATELGLNVKLAKRAGLLHDIGKVSEDEPELPHAILGMKLAEKFKENAEVCNAIGAHHDEIEMTSLISPIIQVCDAISGARPGARREIAEQYMKRLKDLESLASSYAGVEKSFAIQAGRELRVIVESGKVNDKQADDMSFQIAQRIQNEMTYPGQVKVTVIREVRSVNIAK from the coding sequence ATGGATTCTACTATATTATTAGTTATAACAGCTGTGTCGTGCCTGGTGGTCGGGGCAGCGTTGGTGTATTTTATAATGAACAAAACCGCCTCAGGCAAAGTGTTAGCTGCAAGCGAGCAAGCCAAAGCAATTGTTCATGAAGCAGAAGCAAAGGCCGAGGTTGTTCAGAAAGACAAGCTACTGGAAGCCAAAGACAAGTTTTATCAACTAAAAACTGAGCATGATAAAAAGATTGCAGAGCGTGAGAAAAACATGGTTAACAATGAAAATAAGCTAAAGCAACGCGAGCAATTGGCCAATCAGCAAATAAATCAGCAAAAGGAGCAATTAGCGCGGAAGCAAGCGGAAGTTGAAGCCATTCAGATAAGTTTGAAGAATCAACAAGACCAATTGGAAAAGCGTAAGTCAGAGGTTGACAAGGCGCATGAGAAACAAGTACAGCAATTAGAAAAAATAGCCGGCTTGAGCCAGGCTGATGCAAAATCTCAATTAGTGGAAGCACTTAAAAATGATGCCAAGGCAAGTGCTATGTCATTCATAAAGGAAACGGTAGAAGAAGCAAAACTCACCGCAAGTAAAGAAGCAAAAAAGGTAGTAATTCAAACTATACAGCGTGTAGCTACCGAGCATGCTATAGAAAATGCAGTTACCGTTTTTAATATTGACAATGATGAAATTAAAGGAAGAATAATTGGAAGAGAAGGAAGAAACATTAGAGCACTAGAAGCAGCTACAGGGGTAGAAGTAATAGTAGACGATACTCCGGAAGCAATCATACTTTCATGCTTTGATCCGGTTCGCAGAGAATTGGCGCGTCTTGCACTTCATCAACTGGTGAGTGATGGGCGCATACACCCTGCACGTATTGAAGAAGTGGTTAACAAAGTGCGCAGACAGTTGGAAGATGAAATTGTGGAGGTTGGCAAGCGTACTGCTATAGATTTAGGAATACATGGCCTTGCCCCTGAATTAATAAGGATGGTGGGCCGCATGAAATACCGAAGCAGTTACGGACAAAATTTGTTGCAGCATAGCCGCGAAGTTGCTAATCTATGTGCTATAATGGCAACCGAATTGGGCTTAAATGTTAAGCTAGCGAAGCGCGCAGGACTTTTGCATGATATAGGCAAAGTTTCCGAAGACGAACCTGAATTGCCACATGCTATACTGGGAATGAAGCTTGCAGAGAAGTTTAAGGAGAATGCTGAAGTGTGTAATGCTATAGGAGCACATCACGATGAAATTGAAATGACCAGTTTAATATCGCCCATCATACAGGTGTGTGATGCAATATCCGGTGCACGACCAGGTGCGAGGAGAGAAATTGCCGAGCAGTATATGAAGCGTCTTAAAGACCTTGAATCTTTGGCTTCTTCTTATGCAGGAGTCGAAAAATCTTTTGCCATTCAAGCAGGACGTGAGCTTCGTGTAATAGTTGAAAGTGGTAAAGTAAATGATAAACAGGCCGATGACATGTCGTTCCAAATAGCCCAACGCATACAAAACGAAATGACCTATCCCGGTCAGGTGAAAGTTACCGTTATACGTGAAGTACGAAGTGTAAATATTGCCAAGTAA